A single genomic interval of Oryza sativa Japonica Group chromosome 7, ASM3414082v1 harbors:
- the LOC107275473 gene encoding protein VACUOLELESS GAMETOPHYTES, with the protein MAASVTCKLHPGHSLKRHHYGGEEGHACVCALCERIIAGAGYRCGECGGFDAHEACLSLPMRVAFVGHPAHELTLSLLTASRWCDACRVASHAGRCVYRCVACDFDVHARCTSLLDGEQQHGRKRGVARRVGMAALRMGLFGLRVADAVTGGFGSPVIEVIETALNL; encoded by the coding sequence ATGGCAGCTTCTGTCACCTGCAAGCTACACCCAGGGCACTCGCTAAAGAGGCACCActacggcggcgaggagggccaTGCCTGTGTCTGTGCACTGTGCGAGCGcatcatcgccggcgccggctacAGGTGCGGCGAGTGCGGCGGCTTCGACGCCCACGAGGCCTGCCTCTCGCTGCCGATGCGCGTCGCGTTCGTCGGGCACCCCGCGCACGAGCTCACGCTCTCCCTCCTCACGGCCAGCCGGTGGTGCGACGCCTGCAGGGTGGCCTCCCACGCCGGGCGCTGCGTGTACCGCTGCGTGGCGTGCGACTTCGACGTGCACGCGCGGTGCACGTCGCTGCTTGACGGCGAGCAGCAGCATGGTAGGAAGCGTGGGGTGGCGAGGCGCGTCGGCATGGCGGCTCTCAGGATGGGGTTGTTCGGGCTGCGCGTGGCGGACGCGGTCACCGGCGGGTTCGGGTCGCCGGTGATCGAAGTCATTGAGACGGCGCTTAATCTCTAG
- the LOC107275446 gene encoding uncharacterized protein, whose translation MAAASGNQLTESRTHFAHPQHPLLKTQYGGGERQPSSRHVCRICGTRVVAGAGYRCDHCDFDIHEACADFFPEKMITPPPNFFGHPWSHNLALRQVTAADGSWPCTLCRGPFQHGHLAYRCGARRCGFAAHPLCTMLPGEIRSPLHRKHALTHTELMLIPSGPCTPAEMARVCSVCRRDCSTVRTRHYRCAA comes from the coding sequence ATGGCAGCAGCGTCCGGCAATCAGCTGACCGAGAGCCGGACGCACTTCGCCCATCCACAGCACCCGCTTCTCAAGACAcagtacggcggcggcgagcggcagccgagCAGCCGCCACGTCTGCCGCATCTGCGGGActcgcgtcgtcgccggcgccggctacCGCTGCGACCActgcgacttcgacatccacgagGCCTGCGCCGACTTCTTCCCGGAGAAAATGATAACTCCACCTCCCAACTTCTTCGGGCATCCGTGGTCGCACAACCTCGCGCTCAGACAGGTCACGGCGGCGGATGGATCGTGGCCGTGCACCCTGTGCCGGGGGCCCTTCCAGCACGGCCACCTCGCCTACCGCTGCGGCGCGCGGAGGTGCGGGTTCGCCGCGCACCCGCTGTGCACGATGCTGCCGGGAGAGATCCGCAGCCCGCTCCACCGGAAGCACGCGCTCACCCACACCGAGCTCATGCTCATCCCGTCCGGCCCGTGCACACCCGCCGAGATGGCCCGGGTCTGCTCCGTCTGCCGCCGAGACTGCTCCACCGTGCGCACGCGGCACTACCGCTGCGCCGCCTAG
- the LOC107275400 gene encoding protein VACUOLELESS GAMETOPHYTES encodes MATRQRRHFAHPQHLLLRTHYSTTSSHFCDICRTNVAGMVGYRCNTCDIDIHDACADYFEETVSFFAHPWHTLTLSTIPDDDTNRWSCDLCTESCPRGSFVYRCAQCGFDAHPLCTLLPQTIRSPLHPQHDLNMAPSWGTCSACHQGLNMWHYRCGFCLYKLHVVCPSGAANAGQGDTSRSHNAGAGAAAATPGSSRATRIAKFLLRTSLNIAINAATGALATPVLDVLATALDDQE; translated from the coding sequence ATGGCGACTAGGCAGCGAAGGCACTTCGCCCATCCGCAACACCTGCTTCTCCGGACGCACTACAGCACCACCTCGAGCCATTTCTGCGACATCTGCCGAACCAACGTCGCCGGCATGGTCGGCTACCGCTGCAACACCTGCGACATCGACATCCACGACGCCTGCGCCGATTACTTCGAGGAGACAGTCTCCTTCTTCGCCCACCCGTGGCACACCCTCACGCTCAGCACCATCCCCGACGACGATACCAACAGGTGGTCGTGCGACCTCTGCACGGAAAGCTGTCCCCGGGGAAGCTTCGTCTACCGCTGCGCACAGTGCGGCTTCGACGCTCACCCACTGTGCACGCTGCTCCCGCAGACGATCCGTAGCCCGCTTCACCCGCAGCATGATCTCAACATGGCCCCTTCATGGGGGACATGCTCAGCGTGTCATCAAGGCCTGAACATGTGGCACTACCGCTGTGGATTTTGCCTCTATAAGCTGCACGTCGTGTGCCCCTCTGGCGCGGCAAACGCTGGCCAAGGTGACACCAGCCGTTCTCACAacgctggtgctggtgctgctgctgctacgccGGGCTCGAGCCGCGCCACTCGTATCGCCAAGTTCCTCCTCAGGACAAGTCTCAACATCGCGATCAACGCAGCAACCGGCGCGCTGGCAACACCGGTGCTCGATGTCCTTGCCACGGCCTTGGATGATCAGGAGTGA
- the LOC136357454 gene encoding PRA1 family protein B6-like yields MRTRHYRCGGGCMFVLHIGGCVSGVPPTTTPEQSSSGREDDVGAAAAPAPAIVARFLDRRGRGLAEQQLAADFQLPMELIAARRPWGEAFRAPAFSKSPSVGEAIAKARWNTAYFRANYALVVAASSLLWHPGTLFALHALCTA; encoded by the exons ATGCGCACGCGGCACtaccgctgcggcggcggctgcatgtTCGTGCTTCACATCGGCGGCTGTGTTTCCGGCGtcccgccgacgacgacgccggagCAGAGTAGCAGTGGTCGTGAGGACGACGtcggagctgctgctgctccagccCCCGCCATCGTCGCGAGGTTTCTCGATCGTCGTGGTCGCGGACTCGCGGAGCAGCAGCTGGCGGCGGATTTCCAGCTGCCAATG GAGCTCatcgcggcgaggcggccgtgGGGGGAGGCGTTCCGGGCGCCGGCCTTCTCCAAGTCGCCCAGCGTCGGGGAGGCCATCGCCAAGGCAAGGTGGAACACGGCCTACTTCCGGGCGAACTacgcgctcgtcgtcgccgcgtcgtcgctGCTCTGGCACCCGGGGACGCTCTTCGCGCTCCACGCCCTCTGCACCGCCTAG